GATGTGAAGGGCTTATATAAACGAGCCAGAGCCGGTGAGATTAAGAATTTTACTGGCATTGATGACCCTTACGAAGCGCCGATCGATCCGGAGGTGGAATGTAGAACCGATCAAGAAACCGAGGCACAAAGCATAGCTAAGGTGATCGCTAAGTTTGAGGAACTACAAGCCCAATTGCAGAAAGACAGTTAACTGAGCTAGCATTTTGCCATAGAGTTACTTGGTAAAAACTCTTTGAATAACCGTTCAATACCAGTTCAATATTGGTTCAATATTGATTCAATGTTAATTCAATAAAAAACAACGATCGCTACAGCCGCAATCGGGTTTTCAGGCGATCGCCAGTAATGACAAATTAACAATTCCAAGGCTCGATCGAACTCAAATTATTTGAGTTTTTTTATTGCCGTCGTACATAAGTCGCCAGGCTGCCATAGGTATGCAACTTGGTGTAATTAGCTTGAATACATTGATCTAAAATCGGCAACACATCTGCGAGCAAGTGGGTATGGCGATCGCCAAAACTAAGTTTCTCCACCGCGTCATGCACAATTAGCTTAGGTTTGGCAGCAGCTAATTCACTACAGATCCGTTCTTGTTTTTGGGCAGTGGGGCGAGCATATAAATCAATCAGGGAATCGTAATAGGTGGGATTAGAGCGTTGCGAAAGCCCATAGAAAGGGAACGTAAAAGGAATCACAAAAATTGGCTCACCCGGTTGGGTATAGGTTTCGATTTCCTGGATTACCCGCTGCACAAACTCAGCTTCACCTTGCCGGAGCATAAACTGTCCTGCAGGAGCCGAGATCTGGGTCACCTGCCGATTAGTTGAAATCAGCAATCGCGGCAGATTATAGACCAGCAAGATCGCTAGCGGCAAGCCAATCACTAACAGCATCCTTTGATACCAAAAAGCCAATCTAGCTTGGTGTCGCCTTGGTGAATCTAAATCTTGCGCATTTTTTGTCTGGCATCTAGTCTGATCAACATCAGGGATATAAATATACGGAAGCGATCGCCACTTTTGCCATATCACCATAACTAGGAACGGAGCCAGAACCAGTAGCGGAAATAGCACATAGGTTAGATAACCAAAATCACTGCGCCCCAGGCAACGGGGAAAACTCAAGCAAATCCAGCCAATTAATAGTAAAACTTTGTTAACCGCAGTTCGGGTTAAATAATTCTGGTACAACACGAAAGCAACAGAGATCGCCACCAAAAATGGAAAGCTGTATAGCGTAAGCTTAGGCACAATCCAATTTAGATATGCTATACCGCTGGCAAGATTTATATCTATCGGCGGTTTCACTGCCACGACATTATAAAAGTAGGGCAGATTCAAGGATGTACCATGTTGGATTGCATCAATGAATATAGCCGGAAGCATTGCTTTAAAAAATGAAAAGCAAGCGATCGCCATAATCGCCAGGGTCAAACCAAACCCGCTACTTAGAGCCAATATATCGCTTAAACATGAGTGCGATCGCTCTAGTCGCTGCGATCGGTTACATTCATTTAACAGCTCTGATTGCTCTATTTGCAATAACTGCGGCGATTTTCCAGCTTGTTTAATATTCTGGGGAGCAATATTCTGAGGAGCAATATTTTTGAAATCTGGTAAGCCACTATTTAAACATTGGTAATGTCGATGATCCGGCTCACTAGTTGTTGCTAAATCAGCACGAGCATAATTTCGAGCATAATTTTTAAGTAAGTAGCGATCGGCCAGAAGCGTAATAACTACAGCCACAAAAAAAACACTGGCTAGTTCAAATCTAATCGAAAAAGCTAGGGCAATGAAACAACCAGCGATTGCTAAGGCAATAGATAGGCTCTGTTTTTTGGGCGTAGCTAATTGCTCTATTACTCGAGAATCATCGATCTTCGCATCAAAGTGCTCAAAAATCAATAAACAAGCAATCAAGAGCGGAATTATATAAATATTAATTAAGGTAATAATATTGGTATAAATTAAAACTGCCGTAATGATCGCAGTGATGTTATTGCCCAGTTTCCGAGCCAGTTGGAATCCCAATAGACTAGCCAAAATTTTAACAGCAGCAAAAAAAAACGGAATAATATCCAGCCGATCGCCAAACAATTTCACAAAGAAGGCTGGTAAATAGACTTCGCCAGGCGGAAAAAGCAGCCAAAAATCCCGATAGGGCAGATCACCCTTTAGCACCCGATAGACATTATTAACATATTCACCATAATCACCAGTGCTGAGCAGATTATGTTGGCTCTGAAAGGCATGATTAGTAAAAATCAACCCTAAACATAGGATTATATAAATACTATTAACCTGATTCAGGTACTTGATGCAGTTATTGATATATGTATAGAGAGATTTATACACTTTGAATTCGTCTAAGTCTCGTTTGCTGCTTCTTGATATTCACTATCAGAATTAACAGACCATAAGTTATGTTTATTGGGGTTAATTACATTCTCTGCCGCTAGAATCCCCATCAACAAACTATGGTCTTGATTGTTATATTTAAATGCACCATATCGGCCAATCAATTGCAGATTAGCAAAGCGATCTAAGTAGTTCTGAATAGTTGCCAGCGCTTCTTTGTAATTACCCGTATAAACCGGATAAGTGCGGGGCAATCGCATCACAAATCCATCTGTTACTTGGTTATTTAATTGGTTATTTAATTGGTCGTTTTGAATTAATTTGATCTGCCGTAATTCCTGAGTGGCGCGATCGATGAGGCTGGCCTCAGACTCCTGCCAGATCGGATCATTGAAATTACACCAATATTCGCAACAAATCGGCGTTTGGTTTGCATTGGTTGGCAGCATTTCGGGTGACCAATTAGCAAAATTCGTGACTCGACCCACCAAAACCGCAGGATCATTAATATAAAGCCAATTGTCTGGGAATAGGTCAAGTTGATCGATAAATAAATAGACCAGAATTGTATTCCGAAAAATTAGCGATCGGGCTGCCTCAATTACCCTTGGCGGTGGGGGTGGCTCCATCTGTTGGAGCAAAATGGTGATCGGAATCGAGGAAATAATCCGATCGCACTCATATTCTGTCTCTATGCCAGATTCACGATCGCGGGTGACAATGTAGGTTACTTTTACACCATTGTGGTGGAGTTTAACTACTTCTGCACCCAACATCACCGTTTGGTCATGATCGCGCAGGTTGGCTTCAATGCGATCGTAAAGTTGGCCAGAGCCGAGGCGGGGGAACTGGAACTGATCGATCATATTTTTAGCCCCACCCCCACTACCTAGCAAGGCTTTGCGGATCGCCCCAGAGAGCGATAACCCTCTAATTCGCTGAGATGCCCACTCGGTACTAATTTCAGAACACTTGATTCCCCATAGTTTTTCGGTGTAGCCCTCAAAAAAAATCTCAAACAGCCGTTGGCCAAATTTAGCTGTGACCCATTCAGCAAAGTTTTGAGGATTATCATTTGGAAATAATTTGGTTTGCAAGTAAGACCAGAGAATCCGCAGGGTTTCAGCCATGCCCAGACTGATCATTACTTCACGCGATCGAATTGGATAGCGGAAATATTTCTCACGGTAATAAATACGGGTGAGGCGATCGATCGTCACTTGCTCAGAGCCAAGCACCTCATGCCACAGCTCCAAAACTGGTTTTAGTTTAGTGAAAAAGCGATGCGGCCCATAATCAAGGATGAATCCCTGATAGTTGATGCTTTTAGCCAGACCTCCCACCCGGCGATCGCGCTCAATGATGGTAACTTTTTGCTGCTTTTTGGTGAGCGTGTAGGCAGCAGCAAGTCCAGCCGGACCTGCGCCAAGAATATGAACCGAGGCAGAACTTTCTGGTGGCATAGGTTAGAAAATAGTAGCGATCGCAACCAAGCTGCAGGCTCCGCGATTGATAGCGTCCTTAGCAGCTAGACACACCGACAGAATATTTTTAGTTAATGAATGGCCATGAATCCGAATCAAAACACAGAAAGCAACAGCATTGATAATCTATAAGGCTCATATGGCATTTATCCTAAAACACTTAGCCTATAAGAGTCACAGTCAATCGGTTTGCTCTGCTAACTGCTAAGTTAGGATGACTTAAAGAATTCCATATAGTTTCCATATAGCTGTTGATTACCATCACTACTCTAAACCTACACGTTCAACCCAGGTAGTTCAGTGATCATGATCAGGCCAGCATAATACATTAATCGGCAAACTGGTAATCATTCCACCAAAGCTTTCATATAGTTGAGGTTAAGTTGACTGAATGACTAAACCTAAAATCAAAAGCACCCCCATCATTTAGAGGGTGCTTTTGATATTGATTAAAGTAAATTTAATCGATTGTCTAGCTACTAACTAACTAATTACTAATTACTTAGAAGCTAAAGGTGGTGCGCAAAGTACCCACAAAAATGGTGTCATTGGCACTGTTGTTATTCGGATTGAAGATCACCTGCACATCTGGGGTGATGTGGATGTTGTCAGAGATCGGGAAACGATAGAACGCTTCTAGATTGCTCTGGGTCGAATCTCCCACCGAGTCATCAATGAATGGTGAACCATAGGCGATCGCTGCCATCGAGCCTTCTCGGAACAAGTCAGGGAAGGCTAAACCAACCATGTAGGTCTGAGGACTGATGCTGTCATCGGTGGTATCTGGGTTCACAAATCCAGACAATGATGGGTTCAAGCTGACTGGCACACCATTGCGGCTGTCGATGCTACCAAAGCCATAGCGACCGAAGAAGGCGACGCGCTCAGAGAATGCCCATTCAACGTTTACGCCACCGGCATCAATATCCAAGTTAGAAATTGAACCTGCGGTGTATTGCAAGCGAATCGCAAACGGACGATCGCCATCTTCGTTCGGCGGCGCATACTCAAGTTCGACACTACCTTGGTATGGGTCACCGGTTAAACCACGGTTGGTTTGGAAACCAGCAATGTTAGCGCCATCGGTTGGGTCAGCGCCATTGGCTGCCAGGTACAGGGCACGGAAGCTGAATGCGCCTTGCTTGGGATTCCAGTCGATCGCTGCACCAGCGCCACCTTCTAGGGGATTGATCAACACCATCAACGGGTTGTTAATAAAGAAGGTGCTCGAAAAATCACTCGCTTCATCGTTGGCGTAGCTGTTGGCATCGATGTGATCATAGACGTGCATCACAGGGCCGATCGATACGCGGAAATCTTCGCTGAAGACATTGAAGTCATAGCGCAATTTAGCCAGGTTGAAGCTATTTTGCACACCAGCGAAGTCCTGACCAAAGGTGTCAAAACCAAGGTTGCCGGTGTCGCCTGGAGGCGCAGAACCAAGGAAGTTGGGACCACTGCCACCATTTCCTGCTTCAAGGCGAGTAATTAACAAATCATCGCCGGTAAAGCTGGTGTTGAAGTTCAATCGAACTCTGGCATTGAAGGTGACATTGGTATCACCATCATCGGCAATCACCGAAGCACTAAAAGGGTTACCGCCAGTAACATCAGAACCATAGATAGTGCTGCTGGCACTGGCACCAGTGAGCGAGAGGATCGCTTCACCTTCTAGCTTGGTGGTGGTCGAAAACTGCTGGGCTTCTAGTTGAGCGGTTTTTGCTTCGAGGGCATCAACCCGACCACGCAAGGCGGCCAATTCTGCGGCAAACTCTTCTTGTAAACGTTGCAGGGCAGCCAGGTCTTCTTTGCTAACCTTATCGGCTAAGCCAGCAGAGATAATTTCATTGATGCGATCCAAGCAAGCATTAACCCCAGCGGCGAACTCATAACGAGTTAAAGCTCTTTGACCACGATAGACACGGGTGGTTTGCTTGAGACGAGGTACGGTACGGCTAGGGGCAGCACCACTGATTTCATAACCAGCAATACAACCATAGCGCTCAACCAAAGATTGCAGAGCGGTGAACGCCCAGTCGGTTGGTTGCACATCCGAAAGCTGGGATACAGAGGTCACACCCTGACTCACCAAGTCGGGATTGGAATCAAAGTAAAGATCACTATTGACCTGCTGAACGATCTGAGCCACTTCTTCTGTTTGGGAAACAGTTGTGGTCTCAGCCGTAGCTGGCTTAATCATACTTGCAGACGTAGCGATCGCTATTAAGCCAACGCTACCTGCCAAAGACAGGTTAAAATTTTTCATACACTCACTCCTCACTTGACTAGTCGGAATAGTTAACTAACTGTTTTTTACTTAACACAGATTCAAAGTCAACGTCCCAAATAATATATTACACCTGATATTCTAAATTGTAATTCACAGTTACAAAAAACAGGAAAAAGTCAGTAAAGCTTGACCGATTCTAATTAATGGTTCATTTCTAGCATGAGAGCTGCAATTAGATGTAGATCACACTTTGGGACAATTAGACCGATCAGGGGCTCAATGCTTTAATAACAGCGATCGTAGTGATTTTTCTCCAGGATACTTAACCAGACTTGCATATTAAGCACTAGCCAGAGGGCGATCGATTACATTTACTAAGTCAAAGCGATCGATCAGTTAAGTAATTAAAAACAATGAGCAATGAATAACCTCCCACACAAAACACCCCCCTGTAGAAGGGGAGTGCTTTTACAATAAAACGTTTTAGCTAGCTAGAGTAGTTATTATTTAACAGCCTAGAAGCTAAAGGTGGTGCGCAAAGTACCCACAAAAATGGTGTCATTGGCACTGTTGTTATTCGGATTGAAGATCACCTGCACATCTGGGGTGATGTGGATGTTGTCAGAGATCGGGAAACGATAGAACGCTTCTAGATTGCTCTGGGTCGAATCTCCCACCGAGTCATCAATGAATGGTGAACCATAGGCGATCGCTGCCATCGAGCCTTCTCGGAACAAGTCAGGGAAGGCTAAACCAACCATGTAGGTCTGAGGACTGATGCTGTCATCGGTGGTATCTGGGTTCACAAATCCAGACAATGATGGGTTCAAGCTGACTGGCACACCATTGCGGCTGTCGATGCTACCAAAGCCATAGCGACCGAAGAAGGCGACGCGCTCAGAGAATGCCCATTCAACGTTTACGCCACCGGCATCAATATCCAAGTTAGAAATTGAACCTGCGGTGTATTGCAAGCGAATCGCAAACGGACGATCGCCATCTTCGTTCGGCGGCGCATACTCAAGTTCGACACTACCTTGGTATGGGTCACCGGTTAAACCACGGTTGGTTTGGAAACCAGCAATGTTAGCGCCATCGGTTGGGTCAGCGCCATTGGCTGCCAGGTACAGGGCACGGAAGCTGAATGCGCCTTGCTTGGGATTCCAGTCGATCGCTGCACCAGCGCCACCTTCTAGGGGATTGATCAACACCATCAACGGGTTGTTAATAAAGAAGGTGCTCGAAAAATCACTCGCTTCATCGTTGGCGTAGCTGTTGGCATCGATGTGATCATAGACGTGCATCACAGGGCCGATCGATACGCGGAAATCTTCGCTGAAGACATTGAAGTCATAGCGCAATTTAGCCAGGTTGAAGCTATTTTGCACACCAGCGAAGTCCTGACCAAAGGTGTCAAAACCAAGGTTGCCGGTGTCGCCTGGAGGCGCAGAACCAAGGAAGTTGGGACCACTGCCACCATTTCCTGCTTCAAGGCGAGTAATTAACAAATCATCGCCGGTAAAGCTGGTGTTGAAGTTCAATCGAACTCTGGCATTGAAGGTGACATTGGTATCACCATCATCGGCAATCACCGAAGCACTAAAAGGGTTACCGCCAGTAACATCAGAACCATAGATAGTGCTGCTGGCACTGGCACCAGTGAGCGAGAGGATCGCTTCACCTTCTAGCTTGGTGGTGGTCGAAAACTGCTGGGCTTCTAGTTGAGCGGTTTTTGCTTCGAGGGCATCAACCCGACCACGCAAGGCGGCCAATTCTGCGGCAAACTCTTCTTGTAAACGTTGCAGGGCAGCCAGGTCTTCTTTGCTAACCTTATCGGCTAAGCCGGAGGCAATGATCTCGTTGATTTTGTCCAAACAGGCATTTAGGCCAGCCGCAAATTCATACCGGGTCATGGCACGTTGGCCACGGTAGGTACGATCGGGATAACCAGCAATACAGCCGTAGCGCTCAACCAAGGATTGCAGAGCGGTGAACGCCCAGTCGGTTGGTTGCACGTCGGAAAGCTGGGATACCGAGGTTACACCCTGGCTTACAAATGCGGGGTTGGACTCAAAGTAAAGATCACTATTGACCTGCTGAACGACCTGAGCCACTTCTTCTGTTTGGGAAACAGTTGTGGTCTCAGCGGTGGCTGGCTTGGCGACACCTGCGGAGGTGGCGATCGCTATTAAGCCAACACTACCTGCTAATGACAGGTTAAATTTTTTCATACCCTTGCTCCTCACTTGGTTGTTTTGGGACAATTAGCTAACACACAGATAACCAATTATTAACACAGATTTAAATTCAACATCCCAGCCACTATCTTACACCTGATGCCTTGAATTGTGACCAACCAGCCTGAAGGCAATTAGCATAATCAGCAAAAAGCCCTACCAGAGAGGATTTCAGCAAAATCAATCCATAGCTTCAGCAGCTAAATCCTGGCTATTTGGTAACAATCGCTACATCCTATCAACGGTTTTTCTTAACTTTTGCTTAGGCTAACAAGCAGCGATCGTTAAATTTTACTTATGGTTGCTATAGATAAATAGATAAAACGATTACCATCACTGGCTATAAGGTATTGCCGCCAGAATTACAGCAATAGGTTCCGTTTCTTCTCAGGATTCAGGTAAAGGGCTTACAATAAATATGTAGAGGTACTTTTAGAATCACACCAGAGTACAATTGCCACTGCGATCACGCCTTAATTAATTCGGTTAAAACCATTGCAGAGATTGCAAGCCATGCGAAAGCGCTTACTTTGCCTTAGGGAACCAAGTAATACGATCATTAACCATCAAGATATCCTTATATATCCTCTACTAGTTTAGATACTTTGGATTTGGATATTGATGCGGAAAACACTTAATTTAGCGCTGAGAAGCACTACTGAAAGCCGCAATCCAACCTTGGTGGGGCTGCGTATACATAATAAATAGATTCCCTGGATGGAGAATCAAACAGCGGCTGTCCTAAAGTAGCTTAGGTATTATGTATGGCAAATCTAATCACCTATATGTGCAACTGTACAGGCGCAAAACGTATTATCTTTTGTAATCTAGATGGGTTAAGGGTTAGGTGAATAATTATGATTAGATTTTCTTCGACTTTGGTAACGATCGCAACCTTGGGCTTTGTGGCGGCTGGAACCACCAATACTGCGATCGCCAGTGATGTAAACGATCTAAAAGATCTATCAACGGTGCAGATTGTGGCTCAAAATACTTCAGCTACTAGTGATGTGGGCAGTAGTCCTACCGCTCAACCTGGAGACGCGGAGTTTTTGAAATCTGATGATGGTAGGTTGCTTTCAAATCAAGCTAGTACGCCAGTGCGACTAGGTGGCAAGTTTCCACCAGTGCGGGAAATTGTGATTTCGCCCAATCGCCCTGATGTGGATCTTTTTCCTGTGAATGTGGAGATCAATCAACAAATCCAAGGCCCTAGCGGCTATGAGACTAAGTCTAATCCTGCGGTTTTAGTGATTCAGTAGGTTTACCTTTTTACATGGATCAACTCTATTGGGTTGATGTCCTCGTAATTAATTCTGCTGAGATCAAATCTGCGATCAGATCCAAGAATAAGCTTATCCCACCGAGAGAGATACTTAAAATATGTCTTATATATTGATATATTGCCAAGGCTTCTAGAGGCTAAGTGATTCACACGAATCATTCAAATCAAGTTGGCACAATACCTAGCTTATTAGCCTAATCACCAGCGGGGATATGGAGAATTTGCCACTCCCCATTAACCTGGCCAAAAATTATTCTTGGGTCTAGGGGTTGGTAAGACTGGAACTCATCAACATAGCCAGACTCACCATTGGGAAGAACCACTGGAGTCCACTCCTTCAGGATTGGTGATTCCTGAAAATCCACCTCAGCCATAATTGCTTCCCACCGATCGCGGTCGAATTCCACCACTTCATTACTCAGGATCGCAATGATCCGGCTATCTTGATCGGCTTGCTCATGCACATTCACCGCATTCCCATAGACGATCACCTTGGTAAATTCGTATTCAATGCCAATATTCTCCTCTGGGGGTAGCACCTCAGCATAAAAACGATCGGCAATATTCGGACAGACCCAACCAGTAGTATTAGCGTCAACTTGAGCATAATAGTCCACTGCGGTTTGACTACAACCAGGCACGATCGCCTTATCCAGCAGTTCCCAGAACCAGGCATCGGGATTATCTAGCTCCAGATCGGCCAATGTTTGGGGAATGCCAAAGCCGATCGGCAATCCATCCGCAGGAATCAGCGGCGCAATGAAGTTGGCATCCCGATCGCGCACCGCCTGTTTAAAGCTTTCCCGAAATTGACCAAATTCGCTATCTGGATCTACCGCATCACTTAGATCTAGCTTTTGACGGGGGAAATCACCCAGAGCCGGTTGGGTGGGCTGTGGCTCAACCGCTTGACCAGATGTTTGCGGTTGACTGACTGGTTCACTGGTGGGCTGATTGGTTGGTGTAGTTGATTGCGGCTGATCAGGTGCTGCTCCTTCGGGATTAGGGACAGTGCAACCGATCGCGCCGATCGCAATAATTAAGCTGATCAGCAGCGGTGATTTGATAATTGATTTAGGCATGGGTTAATTGTTAAACAGATCGATCGCCATAACTAGATCGATTAGACGTGTCAGTAGCTAAAAAGTTACTCTGGCGTAATCTGGGTAATACTGTCGGTAACCCGCACCGTTTGATCGGTGAGGTTGGCAACGGCGCGATCGCCCGATACGTTCACATCATTTTCGGCTTGGCGATAATTAACATTACCCACCGCCGTGACGGTATTATCTTCGATTAGCCATTCAACGCTATTGGCTGTAATTACGGCTTGATCGGGATCGGAGGTGGCACGCACCGCACCATCCAGAGTAAGACGTTGTTCTGCCAGGAAAACCATCCCCTGATTAGCAACCACATTAAAACCGCGATCGCTATCGGTGGCATCTAGCGCTTCGGGTAATTGCACAATTTGATTTGTGATCTCCCAGATCGCCCTGGCAGTATTAACCTCCAGGTTGGACTTTTTATCCCTGGCTCTAACTTCGCCTTCTAGTAAAATTTCCTGCTTGGTTACATCCCATGCACCCTTATCGGCTCTAACCCGTAAATCATCCTCGGTTTGTACCACTCGAAATGGATAGGGGGCAGTGACGATATTGGTATTAGCATCCCAGGTCAGGGTTGGCCCCTCTAGCAGTAATGGCGGATCAACCACTTCGCCCTTTACATCTTCAGCGATCGAAAAAATGTTTTTATTGGGATTGGCAATTAGGCTTTTGCCAGTCAAGATAATGTCGGCATCGGTTTTTTCTAGCTTAATGTTGCCCTTACCCGTAAGTAAATCCTCATCCGCCAGCCACACCACCCGATCGGCAGTGAGCACAATATTTTCTTCGACCGCGATCGCCTTCACATTACCCTCGATCGCAATTTCCCGATTATCCTGGTCAACTGCGCCACCTTCGCCACTCACTTCGATGATCGGCACCCCATCGCGGTAGAGCTTGCCAGTGACAATAAACACATCGGCGGCTCTGGTTTCGGAGCTATAGTCGGCGCGGCGAGCCGTAATTTCGTAGAGGGGTTTGCCGTTTTCGTCCACATCGGTGAGGGTGACATTGGACAAACTAGAACCGATCGGCTCGTCTGATTCTTCGACTACGGCGGGGCTGCGCTGCAAAATACCATTATTAGAGAACAGAGCGGTTAACCCCCATCCCCCCAGGGCGATCGCACCCAGAAACCCAACTATATAGATCGATCGTTTGGCTTTGCCCGTTGTTTCGGTTTCGTAGGTTTCGACGGTCTCTGGCGCTTCTGATGATTCTTGCTGTTCTGGGGTTTCCGGGGTTTCGTCCGACATGATTTAAATCTGTCCTGAGTTTATGGTGGGAAGGGGTGGTTAGATATTTACTAAATGCGATAAGCAGATCTTGCAGGTTTAGCATACCAACCATCTTAACGCTGTCAATCTTTTACCTTTACATTGGCGCACCGATCGCCAGATCCTCCGCCGATAGCACCTGATCGCTCTGATCGCTGTGATGAGTTTGTAAATAATCGATCGCCCGATCCAACACAGCCAAACCCTGCTGCAAATCTTCGATCCGGCATAGCTCACCCCGCAACATCGCCGCCCCAGGAAAGCCCTTGGCATACCAGGTCATATGCTTACGTGCCTGGCGAATACCCCGCTTACCCTTATATTCCCACAAACCAATTAGATGCTCCCGTGCTGTTTGTAGCCGTTCGATCGGCGTGGGTTGGGATAAGTGCGTACCAGTTTTGAGGTAGTGATCGATCTCGCCCACCAGAAATGGATAGCCCAGCGTACCCCGCGAGCACATCACCCCATCCGCGCCAGTCATTTCCAGGCAAGCGATCGCCGCCTCCACCGAGAAAATATCGCCATTGGCGATCACTGGGATCGATAAAACTTCCTTTACCTTAGCGATCCATTCCCACTTAGCGATGCCATTATAGCCCTGCGATCGGGTACGGCCATGTAGCGTTAACATTTGCGCCCCGGCTGCTTCCATCCGCTTAGCAAAATCGAGAATATTAATTTCCTTATCACTCCAGCCCAGTCTGGTTTTGACCGTTACGGGTACGTTTACGGCTTCAGTTACCGATCGCACGATCGCTTCTGCCACTTCCGGTTGCCGCAACAACGATGAACCACCACCATTTTTAGTGATCTTATTCACCGGACAACCCATATTAATATCTACGGTATCTGCCCCTTCTGCCACTGCCATTTGCGCCGCTTCCGCCAGAAAATCAGGCCGACAATCGAATAGTTGAATGCTGATTGGTGTTTCCGCCCGCTCGATCTCCATAATCTTGGGCAGCTCACGCACATAATGCAGCCCGGTG
The sequence above is a segment of the Pseudanabaena sp. PCC 7367 genome. Coding sequences within it:
- a CDS encoding NAD(P)/FAD-dependent oxidoreductase, translated to MPPESSASVHILGAGPAGLAAAYTLTKKQQKVTIIERDRRVGGLAKSINYQGFILDYGPHRFFTKLKPVLELWHEVLGSEQVTIDRLTRIYYREKYFRYPIRSREVMISLGMAETLRILWSYLQTKLFPNDNPQNFAEWVTAKFGQRLFEIFFEGYTEKLWGIKCSEISTEWASQRIRGLSLSGAIRKALLGSGGGAKNMIDQFQFPRLGSGQLYDRIEANLRDHDQTVMLGAEVVKLHHNGVKVTYIVTRDRESGIETEYECDRIISSIPITILLQQMEPPPPPRVIEAARSLIFRNTILVYLFIDQLDLFPDNWLYINDPAVLVGRVTNFANWSPEMLPTNANQTPICCEYWCNFNDPIWQESEASLIDRATQELRQIKLIQNDQLNNQLNNQVTDGFVMRLPRTYPVYTGNYKEALATIQNYLDRFANLQLIGRYGAFKYNNQDHSLLMGILAAENVINPNKHNLWSVNSDSEYQEAANET
- the lptC gene encoding LPS export ABC transporter periplasmic protein LptC codes for the protein MSDETPETPEQQESSEAPETVETYETETTGKAKRSIYIVGFLGAIALGGWGLTALFSNNGILQRSPAVVEESDEPIGSSLSNVTLTDVDENGKPLYEITARRADYSSETRAADVFIVTGKLYRDGVPIIEVSGEGGAVDQDNREIAIEGNVKAIAVEENIVLTADRVVWLADEDLLTGKGNIKLEKTDADIILTGKSLIANPNKNIFSIAEDVKGEVVDPPLLLEGPTLTWDANTNIVTAPYPFRVVQTEDDLRVRADKGAWDVTKQEILLEGEVRARDKKSNLEVNTARAIWEITNQIVQLPEALDATDSDRGFNVVANQGMVFLAEQRLTLDGAVRATSDPDQAVITANSVEWLIEDNTVTAVGNVNYRQAENDVNVSGDRAVANLTDQTVRVTDSITQITPE
- the dusB gene encoding tRNA dihydrouridine synthase DusB; the protein is MSLKAPKFLPHLQQDDQPQLSDQLRERLAKPLKIGDFELASRVLQSPLSGVTDMVFRRLVRRHAPTSMMYTEMVNATGLHYVRELPKIMEIERAETPISIQLFDCRPDFLAEAAQMAVAEGADTVDINMGCPVNKITKNGGGSSLLRQPEVAEAIVRSVTEAVNVPVTVKTRLGWSDKEINILDFAKRMEAAGAQMLTLHGRTRSQGYNGIAKWEWIAKVKEVLSIPVIANGDIFSVEAAIACLEMTGADGVMCSRGTLGYPFLVGEIDHYLKTGTHLSQPTPIERLQTAREHLIGLWEYKGKRGIRQARKHMTWYAKGFPGAAMLRGELCRIEDLQQGLAVLDRAIDYLQTHHSDQSDQVLSAEDLAIGAPM
- a CDS encoding iron uptake porin; amino-acid sequence: MKNFNLSLAGSVGLIAIATSASMIKPATAETTTVSQTEEVAQIVQQVNSDLYFDSNPDLVSQGVTSVSQLSDVQPTDWAFTALQSLVERYGCIAGYEISGAAPSRTVPRLKQTTRVYRGQRALTRYEFAAGVNACLDRINEIISAGLADKVSKEDLAALQRLQEEFAAELAALRGRVDALEAKTAQLEAQQFSTTTKLEGEAILSLTGASASSTIYGSDVTGGNPFSASVIADDGDTNVTFNARVRLNFNTSFTGDDLLITRLEAGNGGSGPNFLGSAPPGDTGNLGFDTFGQDFAGVQNSFNLAKLRYDFNVFSEDFRVSIGPVMHVYDHIDANSYANDEASDFSSTFFINNPLMVLINPLEGGAGAAIDWNPKQGAFSFRALYLAANGADPTDGANIAGFQTNRGLTGDPYQGSVELEYAPPNEDGDRPFAIRLQYTAGSISNLDIDAGGVNVEWAFSERVAFFGRYGFGSIDSRNGVPVSLNPSLSGFVNPDTTDDSISPQTYMVGLAFPDLFREGSMAAIAYGSPFIDDSVGDSTQSNLEAFYRFPISDNIHITPDVQVIFNPNNNSANDTIFVGTLRTTFSF
- a CDS encoding iron uptake porin; the encoded protein is MKKFNLSLAGSVGLIAIATSAGVAKPATAETTTVSQTEEVAQVVQQVNSDLYFESNPAFVSQGVTSVSQLSDVQPTDWAFTALQSLVERYGCIAGYPDRTYRGQRAMTRYEFAAGLNACLDKINEIIASGLADKVSKEDLAALQRLQEEFAAELAALRGRVDALEAKTAQLEAQQFSTTTKLEGEAILSLTGASASSTIYGSDVTGGNPFSASVIADDGDTNVTFNARVRLNFNTSFTGDDLLITRLEAGNGGSGPNFLGSAPPGDTGNLGFDTFGQDFAGVQNSFNLAKLRYDFNVFSEDFRVSIGPVMHVYDHIDANSYANDEASDFSSTFFINNPLMVLINPLEGGAGAAIDWNPKQGAFSFRALYLAANGADPTDGANIAGFQTNRGLTGDPYQGSVELEYAPPNEDGDRPFAIRLQYTAGSISNLDIDAGGVNVEWAFSERVAFFGRYGFGSIDSRNGVPVSLNPSLSGFVNPDTTDDSISPQTYMVGLAFPDLFREGSMAAIAYGSPFIDDSVGDSTQSNLEAFYRFPISDNIHITPDVQVIFNPNNNSANDTIFVGTLRTTFSF